From one Luteolibacter sp. SL250 genomic stretch:
- a CDS encoding DUF3516 domain-containing protein — MPSALSTADLPENPSPDDILNAFLDFLAGTGTEPYAHQEEAILELFQDKNVILDTPTGSGKSLVALAMQFKSLAQGRRSYYTVPIKALANEKFLSLCNVLGPENVGLLTGDSTVNPKAPVLCCTAEILSNIALRDGAAAHVDDVIMDEFHYYADHSRGAAWQIPLLTLPKARFLLMSATLGDSSFFSKQLTDLTGAPTVLVQSDQRPVPLEFTYSTTPLEEMVAELVDGGRAPVYLVHFTQNACAETARNLLSTNFCTKEEKTAIARALDAADFRSPYGRELSKILRHGVGIHHAGLLPKYRLLVEKLTARGLLKVVCGTDTLGVGVNVPIRTVMLTGLCKYDGRGTKILAVRDFRQIAGRAGRRGFDDIGYVVCQAPEHVIENLKLEEKANANPNKKKSFVKRKPPEKGYVHWEEATFRKLITSPPEPLVSRFNINHGILLNVLSRTEEDGCAALKKLITDSHETPSRQRALRKQAFTLFRGLVGAKILHILPPAKRTGPRKVILDIDLPEDFSINHALGLWLLDAIPQLDRESDDYALDVLSLIEAILENPDAVLRKQVDLLKTELMAQLKDEGVEYDDRIARLEEVEWPKPGKEFIYATFNEFKLRHPYLANENVRPKCVAREMVANYQSFEDYVKTYKLERTEAVLLRHLSEVYKVLSQTVPDHLKTEALHEVESFLELIVRHTDSSLLDEWETLKNPEAVQDHSAAEEKLRAFKAKIPYTKDQPAFSRQLRNHLLTLVTALARYQTETALSLVEPADSDGKPWTNERLLRLLDQYHETHPQIRLDPEARNARHTHLAEDGATIHQTLIDPDDLNDWCLTLTLDRAKSDEMRTPVLILESLQAIV; from the coding sequence ATGCCGTCCGCCCTTTCCACCGCAGATCTCCCGGAGAATCCGTCCCCGGATGACATCCTGAACGCCTTCCTCGACTTTCTCGCGGGGACCGGAACGGAGCCCTATGCCCACCAGGAGGAGGCCATCCTGGAGCTGTTCCAGGACAAGAATGTGATCCTCGACACACCCACCGGATCCGGGAAATCCCTCGTCGCGCTGGCCATGCAGTTCAAGTCGTTGGCGCAGGGCAGGCGGTCGTACTACACGGTGCCGATCAAGGCGTTGGCGAACGAGAAGTTCCTGTCGCTGTGCAACGTGCTGGGTCCGGAGAACGTGGGGCTGCTGACCGGGGACTCCACCGTGAACCCGAAGGCGCCCGTCCTCTGCTGCACGGCGGAGATCCTCTCGAACATCGCCCTCCGGGACGGGGCGGCGGCGCATGTGGACGACGTCATCATGGACGAGTTCCACTACTACGCGGACCACAGCCGCGGGGCCGCATGGCAGATCCCGCTGCTGACGCTGCCAAAGGCGCGCTTCCTGCTGATGTCCGCGACGCTGGGCGACTCCTCGTTTTTCTCAAAGCAGCTCACGGACCTGACCGGCGCACCCACGGTGCTGGTGCAGTCCGACCAACGGCCGGTGCCGCTGGAGTTCACCTACTCCACCACCCCGCTGGAGGAGATGGTGGCGGAGCTGGTGGACGGCGGCCGCGCGCCGGTCTATCTGGTCCACTTCACCCAGAACGCGTGCGCGGAGACCGCCCGCAACCTGCTCTCCACCAACTTCTGCACGAAGGAGGAGAAAACCGCCATCGCCCGCGCGCTGGATGCGGCGGACTTCCGCAGTCCCTATGGCCGGGAGCTTTCCAAGATCCTGCGCCATGGCGTGGGCATCCACCACGCCGGGTTGCTGCCGAAGTACCGCCTGCTGGTGGAGAAGCTGACCGCACGCGGCCTGCTGAAGGTGGTCTGCGGCACGGACACCCTGGGCGTGGGGGTGAACGTCCCCATCCGCACGGTCATGCTGACCGGCCTGTGCAAGTATGACGGACGCGGCACGAAGATCCTGGCCGTGCGGGATTTCCGCCAGATCGCGGGGCGCGCCGGCAGGCGTGGCTTCGACGACATCGGTTACGTGGTCTGCCAGGCCCCGGAGCACGTCATCGAGAACCTGAAGCTGGAGGAGAAGGCCAACGCGAACCCGAACAAGAAGAAGTCCTTCGTCAAACGGAAGCCGCCGGAGAAAGGCTACGTCCACTGGGAGGAGGCCACATTCCGCAAGCTCATCACCTCGCCACCGGAGCCGCTGGTCTCCCGCTTCAACATCAACCACGGCATCCTGCTGAACGTGCTGTCACGGACGGAGGAGGATGGATGCGCCGCGTTGAAAAAGCTCATCACGGATTCCCATGAAACCCCGTCCCGCCAGCGCGCGCTGCGGAAGCAGGCGTTCACCCTTTTCCGGGGTCTCGTCGGCGCGAAGATCCTGCACATCCTGCCTCCGGCGAAGCGCACCGGCCCGCGCAAGGTCATCCTGGACATCGACCTGCCGGAGGACTTCTCCATCAACCACGCGCTCGGCCTGTGGCTGCTGGATGCCATCCCGCAGCTCGACCGCGAATCCGACGACTACGCGCTGGACGTCCTTTCCCTGATCGAGGCCATCCTTGAGAACCCGGACGCCGTCCTCCGCAAGCAGGTGGACCTGCTGAAGACGGAACTCATGGCCCAACTGAAGGACGAGGGCGTGGAATACGACGACCGCATCGCCCGGCTGGAGGAAGTGGAATGGCCGAAGCCCGGGAAGGAGTTCATCTACGCCACCTTCAACGAATTCAAGCTCCGGCACCCCTATCTGGCCAACGAGAACGTCCGTCCGAAGTGCGTGGCCCGCGAGATGGTGGCGAACTACCAATCCTTCGAGGACTACGTGAAGACCTACAAGCTGGAGCGCACGGAAGCGGTGCTGCTGCGCCACCTTTCCGAAGTCTACAAGGTGCTGTCCCAGACCGTCCCGGACCACCTGAAGACGGAGGCGCTGCATGAGGTGGAGTCCTTCCTCGAACTCATCGTCCGGCACACCGACTCCAGCCTGCTGGACGAATGGGAAACGCTGAAAAACCCGGAAGCCGTGCAGGACCACTCCGCGGCGGAGGAAAAGCTCCGCGCGTTCAAGGCGAAGATCCCCTACACGAAGGACCAGCCCGCCTTCAGCCGCCAGCTCCGCAACCACCTCCTCACACTGGTCACCGCCCTGGCCCGCTACCAGACGGAGACCGCCCTCTCCCTGGTGGAACCGGCCGACTCCGATGGCAAGCCGTGGACCAATGAAAGGCTGCTGCGCCTGCTGGACCAATACCACGAAACCCACCCGCAGATCCGCCTGGACCCGGAGGCGCGCAACGCCCGCCACACCCACCTCGCGGAAGACGGCGCCACCATCCACCAGACGCTCATCGACCCGGACGATCTCAATGACTGGTGCCTGACCCTGACACTGGACCGGGCGAAATCGGACGAAATGCGGACGCCGGTGCTGATTCTGGAGTCCCTTCAAGCCATCGTTTGA
- a CDS encoding PEP-CTERM sorting domain-containing protein, translating into MTLYINPDFSLGDANLPALEVGDENSGFFVTGNSGWTLGTFKMTSNLSDAGQSVIFDEFKIGTEWADMADVIPEPSTSLLAMLPLLGVLRRRR; encoded by the coding sequence ATGACGCTCTACATCAATCCGGACTTCAGCCTCGGAGATGCGAATCTCCCGGCCCTGGAGGTCGGCGACGAGAACTCCGGCTTCTTCGTAACCGGAAACTCCGGCTGGACCCTGGGCACCTTCAAGATGACCAGCAACCTCTCGGACGCCGGCCAATCCGTGATCTTCGATGAATTCAAGATCGGCACGGAGTGGGCGGACATGGCGGATGTCATCCCGGAGCCGTCCACCTCGCTTCTCGCGATGCTGCCGTTGCTCGGCGTCCTGCGCCGCAGGCGCTGA